From the Limanda limanda chromosome 2, fLimLim1.1, whole genome shotgun sequence genome, one window contains:
- the f8a gene encoding 40-kDa huntingtin-associated protein, with translation MAAEGDFLARYRAVSNKLKKRFLRKPNVAEASEQFGQLAKELKQQECLQYAAFCNLAMARCEQTLFNAPGEALALTDAARLFLLSEKENRALQAPGFDEHLQAALNCYSFAIKVFIEMNQPVMAASLCLELGNALKEMNRPGEAIVHYQRAAELQTQTPIEALLSMGEIATCKILTRDYDGALSMFTEMQLVCQERGLQLPGTSTPVGAFLDIVAKCEISRVLLLMLLEPPPQKLLPEHAQTLERYAWESFDPHSQVTFLPENVFLLLQSVVMACQEKDTESLKSLQTELWPFLAAEQNHLLHLVVQERITPSGQGI, from the exons ATGGCCGCTGAGGGAGATTTCCTGGCGAGATATCGAGCTGTGTCAAATAAACTGAAGAA GCGTTTTCTCCGCAAGCCCAATGTAGCAGAGGCGAGTGAACAGTTTG GCCAGTTAGCGAaagagctgaagcagcaggagtGTCTGCAGTATGCTGCATTCTGTAACCTGGCCATGGCTCG GTGTGAGCAGACTCTGTTTAATGCTCCTGGAGAGGCCTTGGCATTAACTGATGCTGCCCGCCTCTTTCTCTTGTCTGAGAAGGAGAACAGGGCCCTGCAGGCCCCGGGCTTTGATGAGCACCTTCAGGCTGCACTTAACTGTTACAGCTTTGCAATTAAG GTGTTCATTGAGATGAACCAGCCTGTGATGGCTGCGAGTCTGTGTCTAGAACTCGGAAATGCACTCAAG GAGATGAACAGACCAGGAGAGGCCATCGTTCATTAtcagagagctgcagagctgcagacgcAGACACCGATTGAAGCTCTGCTGTCAATGGGAGAAATAGCAACGTGTAAAATTCTCACCC GTGACTATGATGGTGCTTTGTCGATGTTCACGGAGATGCAGCTCGTGTGTCAGGAGAGAGGACTGCAGCTACCAGGCACCAGCACCCCTGTTG GTGCATTTCTGGATATTGTTGCAAAATGTGAGATCTCCAGAGTACTACTGCTGATGCTGTTAGAG CCTCCACCTCAGAAGCTGTTACCAGAACATGCACAGACCCTGGAGAGATACGCGTGGGAGTCCTTTGACCCTCACAGTCAAG tgaCCTTCCTGCCTGAGAATGTTTTCCTGCTTCTGCAGTCAGTAGTG ATGGCATGTcaggagaaagacacagagtCCCTCAAGTCTCTTCAGACTGAGCTGTG GCCATTTCTGGCAGCTGAGCAGAATCACCTTCTCCACCTGGTGGTTCAGGAGCGCATCACGCCGTCTGGCCAAGGCATTTAG
- the si:ch211-243a20.4 gene encoding uncharacterized protein si:ch211-243a20.4, which translates to MAAQRVFHLFLILTGIVSFSSVCSGMSAPGLSLDTTVFVAFEGEDLKIDCKISKPANKPKDTMECYDPLHQRIYVLDIKATAANSTPLQFTHTLQLNNVTRSGEYYCVYEKASVYWFLRVRADGYEEPPMLSYTEIGMAVVTGVLLVFSVVGSIYVFRGDWNEPNRGETETRETEVDNVDKETAPSTSFYASLQARPRSIYDVIDHSAANQELDQRVTKPNENEHTGNTEQTTTPQAVDDFQSVYENF; encoded by the exons ATGGCAGCTCAAAGAGTTTTCCATCTTTTCCTCATATTGACTGGGAtagtttccttctcttctgtttgCTCAGGAATGAGTGCACCAG GATTGTCCCTGGACACCACTGTGTTTGTGGCCTTTGAGGGTGAAGACCTCAAGATTGACTGTAAAATCTCCAAACCAGCAAACAAACCCAAAGACACAATGGAATGCTACGATCCTCTTCACCAACGGATATACGTCCTTGACATCAAGGCGACAGCTGCCAACAGTACACCATtacagtttacacacacactgcagctgaacAACGTGACCAGGTCCGGAGAATATTACTGCGTATATGAAAAGGCCAGTGTGTACTGGTTTCTGAGAGTGAGAG ctgatGGCTACGAGGAGCCCCCGATGTTGAGTTACACAGAAATCGGTATGGCCGTCGTCACTGGTGTGCTGCTGGTGTTCAGCGTGGTCGGCTCCATCTATGTCTTCAGAGGAGATTGG AATGAGCCGAACagaggagagacggagacaagAGAGACGGAGGTAGACAACGTAGATAAAGAAACAGCACCATCTACATCTTTCTATGCT agCCTGCAGGCTCGCCCCAGGTCCATTTATGATGTGATCGACCACTCGGCTGccaaccaggagctggatcaAAGGGTAACCAAACCCAATGAGAATGAACACACAGGAAAC ACGGAGCAAACCACAACACCCCAGGCTGTCGACGACTTTCAGTCTGTCTATGAGAACTTTTGA
- the si:ch211-243a20.3 gene encoding uncharacterized protein si:ch211-243a20.3, producing the protein MGKRRRDQNRSCLLIMAPPSLLMLLMVVVMVTGASSADWENELDYGGWNYREGADSVNVASVRSVTRVLDAWGKRIFHEIKTLLHSQPSALLPDYSRVRPLSESVNDLFREVSLLHRRITELSHRLATLEPFLRHHGYREAGVEGGGRALAPAPQGLRGGVASLGRGTPRTTLRGSTPRGSRVVRRRRVRVLKSGEVKLIQSDR; encoded by the exons atggggaagaggagaagagaccaGAATAGG tcctgTCTGCTCATCatggctcctccctctctgttgaTGTTGCTGATGGTTGTCGTCATGGTAACTGGGGCCAGCTCGGCCGACTGGGAGAATGAACTGGATTATGGGGGCTGGAACTACAGAGAGGGAG ctgacAGTGTGAATGTGGCCTCAGTGCGCAGTGTGACCCGGGTGTTGGACGCCTGGGGGAAACGCATCTTCCACGAGATCAAGACTTTGCTGCACTCACAGCCCAGTGCTCTGTTACCAGACTACTCCAG GGTGCGCCCTCTGTCCGAGTCCGTGAACGACCTGTTCAGAGAAGTCTCCCTTCTGCACCGCCGCATCACCGAGCTCTCTCATCGCCTAGCAACACTGGAGCCCTTCCTCCGTCACCACGGCTACCGGGAGGCGGGGGTGGAGGGGGGCGGCCGGGCCCTGGCACCGGCACCCCAGGGCCTGAGAGGAGGGGTGGCGAGCCTGGGCCGCGGCACCCCCAGGACCACGCTGAGGGGAAGCACCCCGAGGGGCAGCCgggtggtgaggaggagacgggtgaGGGTCCTGAAGAGCGGAGAAGTGAAGCTGATCCAGAGcgacagatag